Proteins from one Candidatus Desulfovibrio trichonymphae genomic window:
- the secF gene encoding protein translocase subunit SecF gives MAFAFIKHDTRIDFIGKRYWSYAISIALILVGLASVLWGSGVKMGIDFAGGLIVQVQFQEPVDDETLKKNLDMFALQGISTQRFGEGGRDYLLRFSSLENADASALRTQMTQTLAMAFPDNPAQIQRLEIVGPKIGVDLTNKALAALYYSILLIAVYISGRFEQRWMAAAIMAAALWGGMYLMSFTGLGMGALVLVALGITLVVCFFLKLNFALGAVVGLLHDVFITTGLLSILNVEIDLNVMAALMTLIGYSLNDTIIVYDRLRENLRLNDTLTLDALINKSVNQTLSRTILTSGTTLLATLALLLLGGGVIHDFALTMLIGVFIGTGSSIYVASAILLSLGDTDFYRNLQSKKKIYERPDEHGVV, from the coding sequence ATGGCTTTCGCATTCATCAAACACGATACACGCATAGATTTTATCGGCAAGCGATATTGGTCGTACGCCATCTCCATTGCGCTGATTCTTGTCGGGCTGGCCTCTGTACTATGGGGCAGCGGCGTCAAAATGGGCATTGATTTTGCCGGCGGTCTTATTGTGCAGGTGCAATTTCAAGAGCCTGTGGACGACGAGACTCTGAAAAAAAATCTGGATATGTTCGCCCTGCAAGGCATTTCCACGCAGCGTTTCGGCGAGGGAGGACGCGATTATCTCTTGCGTTTTTCCAGTCTGGAAAATGCCGACGCGTCCGCGCTGCGCACACAGATGACCCAGACACTTGCAATGGCCTTTCCCGACAATCCGGCGCAGATACAGCGTCTAGAAATTGTGGGCCCTAAAATAGGCGTCGATCTTACAAACAAGGCTCTGGCCGCGCTCTATTACTCCATTTTATTGATTGCCGTCTATATTTCCGGCCGCTTTGAACAGCGCTGGATGGCCGCGGCAATCATGGCTGCAGCGTTGTGGGGCGGCATGTACCTGATGAGCTTTACCGGCCTCGGCATGGGCGCACTTGTGCTGGTCGCTCTCGGCATCACACTTGTCGTCTGCTTTTTTCTCAAGCTCAACTTTGCTCTGGGGGCTGTGGTGGGCCTTCTGCACGATGTTTTTATCACCACCGGTCTGCTGTCCATCCTGAATGTGGAAATTGACCTGAACGTCATGGCCGCTCTGATGACATTGATAGGTTACTCGCTCAATGACACCATCATTGTCTATGACCGGCTGCGCGAAAATCTGCGTTTAAACGACACACTGACGCTCGACGCTCTTATCAACAAAAGCGTCAACCAAACGCTCTCGCGCACTATTCTCACCAGCGGAACAACATTGCTCGCCACTCTTGCCCTGCTGTTGCTCGGCGGCGGGGTGATACACGATTTTGCGCTCACCATGCTCATCGGCGTCTTCATAGGCACTGGCTCATCCATCTATGTGGCTTCGGCCATTCTGCTTTCGCTGGGCGACACGGACTTCTACCGCAATCTTCAGTCAAAGAAAAAAATTTACGAACGCCCCGATGAACACGGCGTAGTGTAA
- the secD gene encoding protein translocase subunit SecD: MMALRWRLSIVLLVFVLCLVYALQNVTAPGTLLERILPSCRINLGLDLKGGIHLTLGVEVDRAVSNSLALTGQDMRRLAQEEKIVILRPRVVGGDALEFLLPRAADEQKLKELLLRHFTQLAVNEPQKGDSGQLRYVARFTSAEVSRLENLALDQALRTIRNRIDQFGVAEPDIRKQAGNRIQVQLPGISDPRRAVELLRQTAHLEFYLVRDDVDPGKPVLPTGVTVLPQLEKTAGQQQPESRIVVEKDVMLTGEDVADARPAFDRMNKAYVTLSFNSRGARVFEQITGENVGRRMAIVLDGKVCSAPVIRERIGGGRASISGNFTTEEAQDLAIVLRAGSLPAPTTVLEERSVGPSLGQESIDGGIRAAVAGAAAVALFMAIYYGISGVIADAMLCFTMLMIVAGLTAFGATLTLPGIAGIVLTIGMAVDANVLIYERIREELRIGFTPLAAVKAGFDRAAISITDSNLTTIIATIILYQFGTGPIRGFAVTLSLGIIASMFTAIFVSRVVFEEWARCCGSKGLSI; this comes from the coding sequence ATGATGGCTTTGCGCTGGCGTTTGTCCATAGTGCTGCTTGTCTTTGTATTGTGCCTTGTGTACGCCCTGCAGAACGTCACGGCTCCCGGCACTCTGCTGGAACGCATTTTGCCGTCCTGCAGAATAAATCTCGGGCTTGATCTCAAGGGCGGCATCCACCTGACGCTCGGCGTGGAAGTGGACAGGGCAGTGAGCAACTCTCTGGCGCTTACCGGGCAGGATATGCGTCGTCTTGCGCAGGAAGAAAAAATTGTGATCCTGCGTCCGCGCGTTGTGGGCGGCGACGCTCTGGAATTTCTGCTGCCGCGCGCAGCAGATGAACAAAAACTCAAAGAACTGCTGCTCAGGCATTTTACACAGCTTGCCGTCAATGAGCCCCAAAAGGGAGATTCCGGCCAGTTGCGTTATGTCGCCCGTTTTACGTCAGCGGAAGTGTCGCGTCTGGAAAATCTGGCTCTCGACCAAGCATTGCGCACCATTCGCAACCGTATCGATCAGTTCGGCGTTGCGGAACCGGACATACGCAAGCAGGCCGGCAACCGCATCCAGGTGCAATTGCCCGGCATTTCCGACCCGCGCCGCGCAGTGGAACTGCTTAGGCAGACGGCGCATCTGGAATTTTATCTGGTGCGTGACGATGTGGACCCCGGCAAACCCGTGCTGCCCACAGGCGTTACCGTCCTGCCGCAGCTTGAGAAAACGGCGGGCCAGCAGCAACCGGAAAGCCGCATTGTTGTGGAGAAAGACGTCATGCTCACCGGCGAGGACGTGGCTGACGCCCGCCCCGCCTTTGACCGAATGAACAAAGCGTATGTGACGCTCAGCTTCAACAGCCGCGGCGCGCGCGTTTTTGAACAGATCACCGGCGAAAACGTGGGCAGGCGCATGGCTATTGTGCTGGACGGCAAAGTCTGTTCCGCTCCGGTCATTCGCGAACGCATCGGCGGCGGCAGAGCCAGCATTTCAGGAAATTTCACCACGGAAGAAGCCCAGGATCTGGCCATTGTGCTGCGCGCCGGATCCCTGCCCGCCCCCACCACAGTGCTGGAAGAACGCAGCGTGGGTCCCTCTCTGGGGCAAGAATCCATTGACGGCGGCATTAGGGCCGCTGTTGCGGGTGCGGCCGCCGTCGCGCTTTTTATGGCGATCTATTACGGCATAAGCGGCGTTATTGCCGACGCGATGCTCTGCTTTACCATGCTCATGATTGTAGCCGGTCTGACAGCCTTCGGCGCCACCCTGACTTTGCCGGGCATAGCCGGCATTGTGCTGACCATAGGCATGGCTGTTGACGCCAATGTGCTTATTTACGAACGCATTCGAGAAGAGCTGCGTATCGGCTTTACCCCACTGGCGGCAGTGAAGGCGGGCTTTGACCGCGCCGCTATTTCCATTACCGATTCAAACCTGACCACCATCATCGCCACGATCATTTTATACCAGTTCGGCACCGGGCCCATACGGGGCTTCGCGGTGACGCTCTCCCTCGGGATCATTGCTTCCATGTTTACGGCCATCTTTGTCTCGCGCGTTGTTTTTGAAGAATGGGCGCGCTGTTGCGGTTCCAAGGGTCTGAGCATTTAG
- the yajC gene encoding preprotein translocase subunit YajC produces MFDSVAFAMGTPQTGAAPASGTDMLMQFLPLILMFVIFWFLLIRPQQKRAKAHKQMLAELKRGDYVQTGSGLIGRILEIDEEKARLECGKAELLIARGAIGARMPDKGGRSAGTEEKN; encoded by the coding sequence TTGTTTGACTCCGTCGCTTTTGCCATGGGTACGCCCCAGACCGGCGCCGCTCCCGCAAGCGGCACAGATATGCTGATGCAGTTTTTGCCGCTGATCCTGATGTTCGTCATTTTCTGGTTTCTGCTTATCCGCCCCCAGCAGAAACGCGCCAAAGCGCACAAACAGATGCTGGCGGAACTCAAACGCGGCGATTACGTTCAGACGGGCAGTGGGCTCATTGGCCGTATTCTGGAAATTGATGAAGAAAAGGCGCGGCTGGAATGCGGCAAAGCCGAACTCCTTATTGCCCGCGGGGCAATCGGCGCGCGGATGCCTGACAAAGGCGGAAGGTCAGCCGGAACGGAAGAGAAGAACTAA
- a CDS encoding Rne/Rng family ribonuclease, translating into MTIEQDFSAAAAGNAAPAQKRRRVSRVRKTTPSDATISADNMLGADKPASSSYGLGRRRASRAKKPRPDNEATPSVVSDAVPVSMSAAEDNAEEAAVPAAEGGTPRRKSRRGQRGGRGRNRKKSQTAANETEDEKAEAGVVSVVAEDAGEVPKNDAADTGRDTSASAGGKSGGSGKTAAEGGEKATVRAVAAKAKVGVAVQRCMFISVMSGEQVEVALTEEGVVLEYYLEMLHQRKIKGNIYKGIVQNIDTNLQAAFVNYGAGKNGFLQIDEIHPEYWQAHYEAASGNKFPPIQKVIKVGQDVLVQVVKEPTGNKGAFLTTWLSLAGRFLVLTPGQEQTGVSRKVDSEDERVRLRELISDMYPGSGLGVIVRTVSAGATKTTLKSDLQYLKRLWRDIRKKATEVATPALVHQEPGLSERAVRDYLTDDVGEIWLDNEDTAQAVRDTVTLLFPRRKDLVRVYSDARQPLWERFNLRRQLDQIYSREVVLPSGGRLVFDQTEAMMAIDINSGKISGKANFEDMAYKTNIEAAETIARQLKLRDVGGQVVIDFIEMREKKHVLEVEKILRHAMKNDRARHDVGNISSFGLLELVRQRTGSSALAITMEPCHACGGTGQRRNLEWQALQALRDLRRALRMESGEKCLFATSLELALYLLNHKRDTLREMEQDYGKCLEITSRS; encoded by the coding sequence ATGACAATAGAACAGGATTTCTCTGCGGCTGCCGCGGGCAATGCCGCGCCTGCCCAAAAACGACGCCGGGTGTCCCGCGTCCGCAAAACAACCCCCTCTGATGCCACGATAAGTGCGGACAATATGTTAGGCGCGGACAAGCCGGCGTCTTCTTCCTATGGCCTGGGGCGACGCCGCGCAAGTCGCGCAAAAAAGCCCCGGCCTGATAATGAAGCGACGCCGTCTGTCGTGTCTGACGCTGTACCAGTTTCCATGTCTGCCGCCGAAGACAATGCGGAGGAGGCAGCTGTTCCTGCTGCGGAGGGAGGAACACCCCGGCGCAAAAGCCGGCGCGGACAGCGCGGGGGCAGGGGGCGTAATCGTAAAAAAAGTCAGACGGCCGCGAACGAGACTGAGGATGAAAAAGCAGAGGCAGGCGTCGTTTCTGTTGTGGCTGAGGATGCCGGCGAGGTGCCGAAAAATGACGCCGCTGATACTGGGCGGGATACGTCCGCCAGTGCGGGAGGCAAAAGCGGTGGATCCGGCAAGACCGCAGCTGAAGGAGGAGAAAAGGCCACGGTGCGCGCTGTTGCGGCCAAAGCCAAGGTTGGTGTGGCAGTACAGCGGTGTATGTTTATCAGTGTGATGTCTGGGGAGCAGGTGGAAGTGGCCCTGACGGAAGAAGGCGTTGTGCTGGAATATTATTTGGAAATGTTGCATCAGCGCAAAATCAAGGGCAATATTTACAAGGGTATTGTGCAGAATATAGACACGAATCTTCAGGCCGCGTTTGTGAATTACGGCGCCGGCAAGAACGGTTTTTTGCAGATAGACGAAATTCATCCCGAATACTGGCAGGCCCATTATGAGGCCGCAAGTGGCAATAAATTCCCGCCCATTCAAAAAGTGATCAAAGTCGGCCAGGATGTGCTGGTGCAGGTTGTCAAGGAACCTACAGGCAACAAGGGAGCTTTTTTAACTACCTGGCTTTCCCTGGCCGGGCGTTTTCTTGTGCTTACGCCGGGGCAGGAACAGACAGGCGTTTCGCGCAAGGTCGACAGTGAAGATGAACGCGTCCGTTTGCGTGAGCTGATAAGCGATATGTATCCCGGCTCCGGTCTCGGTGTGATTGTGCGCACGGTGAGCGCGGGTGCCACCAAGACGACGCTGAAAAGCGATTTGCAATACTTGAAACGCCTCTGGCGCGACATCCGCAAAAAGGCCACGGAAGTTGCAACGCCCGCTCTGGTGCATCAAGAACCGGGCCTCTCCGAGCGCGCCGTGCGGGATTATCTGACTGATGATGTGGGCGAAATTTGGCTTGACAATGAAGACACAGCTCAGGCTGTGCGCGATACAGTCACGCTGCTTTTCCCACGCAGAAAAGATCTGGTGCGTGTTTACAGTGATGCGCGTCAGCCGCTGTGGGAGCGGTTTAATCTGCGCCGTCAGCTTGATCAAATATATTCGCGTGAAGTTGTGCTGCCTTCGGGCGGGCGGCTTGTTTTTGACCAGACAGAAGCCATGATGGCCATTGACATCAATTCCGGAAAAATTTCCGGCAAGGCCAACTTTGAGGACATGGCTTACAAAACCAACATTGAAGCCGCGGAGACGATTGCCAGACAGCTCAAATTGCGGGATGTGGGCGGGCAGGTAGTGATTGATTTCATTGAAATGCGTGAGAAAAAGCATGTCTTGGAAGTGGAAAAAATTTTGCGCCATGCGATGAAGAACGATCGTGCCAGACACGATGTGGGGAATATCAGCTCGTTTGGCCTGCTGGAACTGGTGCGCCAGCGCACAGGCTCTTCCGCGCTTGCCATCACGATGGAGCCCTGCCACGCCTGCGGCGGCACAGGGCAGCGCCGCAATCTGGAATGGCAGGCGCTTCAGGCCCTGCGTGATCTGCGCCGCGCATTACGGATGGAAAGCGGCGAAAAGTGCCTTTTTGCAACCTCTCTGGAATTAGCCCTGTATCTGCTTAATCATAAACGCGACACCCTGCGCGAAATGGAGCAGGACTATGGGAAATGCCTGGAAATCACCTCGCGTTCCTAA
- the ftsH gene encoding ATP-dependent zinc metalloprotease FtsH — translation MNQFSRNLMLWAIIVLAMVMLFNTFEQTQSNVQRVSYTEFLAKINDGQLLSVTIQGHTLTGKTTDGRSIQTYAPQDIGLVARLIEKKVEIKAEPPEEQPWYMTLLVSWFPMLLLIGVWVFFMRQMQGGGGKAMSFGRSRARMLNQDSARVTFEDVAGVDEAKDELSEVVEFLSNPKKFTRLGGRIPKGVLLVGPPGTGKTLLARAVAGEAGVPFFSISGSDFVEMFVGVGASRVRDLFVQGKKNAPCLIFIDEIDAVGRQRGAGLGGGHDEREQTLNQLLVEMDGFESNEGVILISATNRPDVLDPALLRPGRFDRQVVVPTPDLRGRKRILQVHTKRTPIDESVDLDVLARGTPGFSGADLENLVNEAALQAAKLNQDALDLRDFEYAKDKMLMGRERRSLILSEKEKRITAYHEGGHALAARLLPGSDPVHKVTIIPRGRALGVTMQLPEEDRHGYSRTFLRNNLVVLLGGRVAEELVFDDITTGASNDIERVTRMARKMVCEWGMSEVIGTIAVGETGEEVFIGREWVQNKNYSEDTARLVDAEVKSIVEEAHGRCRVLLEKNAGMLHRIAAALLERETLSGDELDMLMNNRELPPLETNDKKPAQNQDGGTDGSDAKAGDFALEPDAAGKETTDKPK, via the coding sequence TTGAACCAATTTAGCCGCAACCTGATGCTTTGGGCGATCATCGTCCTGGCGATGGTTATGCTTTTTAATACATTTGAGCAGACGCAGAGCAATGTGCAGCGGGTGTCCTATACGGAATTTTTAGCCAAGATCAACGACGGGCAGCTTTTGTCCGTAACAATTCAGGGGCACACTCTCACAGGCAAAACCACCGACGGCAGAAGCATACAGACCTATGCTCCACAGGATATCGGCCTTGTAGCCAGACTTATTGAAAAAAAAGTGGAGATCAAGGCGGAGCCGCCGGAAGAGCAGCCCTGGTATATGACTTTGCTGGTCTCTTGGTTCCCAATGTTGCTGCTGATCGGCGTGTGGGTTTTTTTTATGCGCCAGATGCAGGGTGGCGGGGGCAAGGCCATGAGCTTCGGCCGTTCCCGAGCGCGCATGCTCAATCAGGACAGCGCGCGCGTGACCTTTGAAGACGTGGCCGGCGTGGACGAAGCCAAAGACGAGCTTTCTGAAGTTGTTGAATTTCTGTCAAACCCTAAAAAATTCACACGCCTTGGCGGGCGCATTCCCAAGGGCGTTTTGCTGGTGGGCCCGCCAGGCACCGGTAAAACTCTTCTGGCGCGCGCTGTGGCAGGTGAGGCCGGCGTGCCGTTTTTTTCCATTTCCGGCTCTGATTTTGTAGAAATGTTTGTAGGCGTCGGCGCGTCGCGCGTGCGGGATCTTTTTGTGCAGGGCAAAAAAAACGCGCCATGTCTAATTTTTATTGATGAAATTGACGCCGTTGGCCGCCAACGCGGCGCGGGCCTAGGCGGCGGCCACGACGAACGCGAGCAGACCCTCAATCAGCTGCTGGTGGAAATGGACGGTTTTGAAAGTAACGAGGGCGTGATTCTGATATCCGCTACCAACAGGCCGGATGTGCTTGACCCTGCCCTGCTGCGGCCAGGACGCTTTGACAGGCAGGTTGTGGTGCCCACGCCGGATTTGCGCGGCCGCAAGCGTATCCTGCAGGTGCACACAAAACGCACGCCGATTGATGAAAGTGTTGATCTGGACGTGCTGGCCCGCGGCACGCCAGGCTTTTCCGGCGCCGATCTGGAAAATCTGGTAAATGAAGCGGCGCTGCAGGCCGCCAAGCTCAATCAGGACGCGCTCGACTTGCGCGATTTTGAATACGCCAAAGACAAGATGCTCATGGGGCGGGAGCGGCGCAGCCTGATTCTTTCAGAAAAAGAAAAACGTATCACCGCCTATCACGAGGGCGGGCACGCTCTGGCGGCGCGGCTGCTGCCCGGTTCCGACCCTGTGCACAAAGTCACGATTATTCCGCGCGGACGGGCTCTGGGCGTCACCATGCAGTTACCGGAAGAAGACCGCCACGGCTATTCGCGCACGTTCCTGCGCAATAATCTTGTTGTGCTGCTCGGCGGACGCGTGGCTGAAGAGCTGGTTTTTGACGACATCACCACAGGCGCATCCAATGATATTGAGCGCGTCACGCGCATGGCGCGCAAAATGGTTTGCGAGTGGGGCATGAGCGAAGTTATCGGCACGATTGCCGTCGGCGAAACCGGTGAAGAGGTTTTTATCGGCCGTGAATGGGTACAAAACAAAAACTACAGCGAAGACACGGCCCGTCTTGTGGACGCTGAAGTCAAAAGTATTGTGGAAGAAGCCCACGGCCGTTGCCGCGTGCTTTTGGAAAAAAATGCGGGAATGCTGCACCGCATTGCTGCGGCTCTGCTTGAACGTGAAACCTTAAGCGGCGACGAACTTGACATGCTTATGAACAACCGGGAATTGCCGCCCCTTGAAACAAACGACAAAAAACCTGCACAGAACCAGGATGGAGGAACGGACGGAAGCGACGCAAAAGCGGGTGATTTTGCACTGGAGCCGGATGCCGCCGGCAAAGAGACGACTGACAAGCCGAAGTAA
- the folP gene encoding dihydropteroate synthase — protein sequence MSRTETSAGSDEAEKNTGWHARRGRLLTPSAPFGVMGIVNLTPDSFYDGGAHATAEAGIAHALRLVAEGADIVDIGAETTKPGAKELAPREEQSRLLPVLAALRRTTPDITVSVDTYHAGTAAAALDLGATVVNDISACAFDPELLDVLVQYKPGYVLMHSRGCPKNMQHNPRYDNVRREVTTFFERELTRLTGAGLPEDRIALDPGIGFGKTLAHNTALLAHPEDWLSFGRPVLAALSMKSVFGDLLYLPTAARGAATQVATALLWSRGVFWHRVHDVTATRRSLVLAAALRPPERECGRV from the coding sequence ATGTCACGGACAGAAACATCGGCCGGGTCGGATGAAGCGGAAAAAAACACAGGATGGCATGCGCGCAGGGGGCGTTTGCTCACGCCGTCAGCCCCCTTCGGGGTCATGGGCATTGTCAATCTGACGCCAGATTCTTTTTACGACGGCGGTGCGCACGCAACAGCTGAGGCCGGCATCGCCCACGCTTTACGCCTTGTCGCCGAGGGCGCGGACATTGTGGACATCGGGGCCGAGACAACAAAACCGGGGGCTAAAGAACTTGCGCCGAGGGAAGAACAGTCCCGCCTGTTGCCCGTACTGGCCGCCCTACGCCGGACAACCCCGGACATTACGGTTTCGGTTGACACCTATCACGCGGGCACAGCCGCCGCCGCACTTGATCTGGGCGCGACCGTTGTTAACGACATTTCCGCCTGTGCGTTTGACCCGGAGCTGTTGGATGTGCTTGTTCAATACAAGCCAGGCTATGTGCTCATGCACAGCCGGGGATGCCCAAAAAACATGCAGCACAATCCGCGTTATGACAACGTGCGCCGTGAGGTCACGACGTTTTTTGAACGCGAACTGACGCGTCTGACAGGGGCTGGTCTGCCTGAGGACCGTATTGCGCTTGACCCCGGTATAGGCTTTGGCAAAACACTTGCCCACAATACGGCATTACTGGCCCATCCTGAAGACTGGCTTTCTTTCGGCAGGCCGGTGCTTGCAGCTTTGTCCATGAAGTCTGTTTTCGGCGACCTGCTGTATCTTCCCACAGCCGCGCGCGGCGCTGCCACGCAGGTGGCCACCGCCCTGCTCTGGAGCAGGGGCGTGTTTTGGCACCGTGTGCACGATGTGACCGCCACCCGCCGCAGTCTTGTTCTGGCAGCTGCGTTGCGACCGCCTGAGAGGGAATGCGGCCGTGTTTGA
- the cdaA gene encoding diadenylate cyclase CdaA, which translates to MFDSLVFGWRDLFDIALVSALLYQVIQLVRGSRAFAVLTGLGLLTLLYFMSSSLGLYTLTWLLQHVFGSLFILIVVIFQGDIRQALGEIGMHRLFKRHELQQGGIEEVVMACQEMARLRVGALIVIERSMRLGDMIEREGVRVDAQLSRRLLMNIFHPKAPLHDGAVIISAGRIMAAACILPLAVAKGQSFGTRHRAALGITKESDAAAVVVSEERGEISLAIRGELLLTQDATRLRQKLNDIF; encoded by the coding sequence GTGTTTGATTCTCTCGTCTTTGGCTGGCGCGATCTTTTCGACATCGCCCTTGTCAGTGCGCTACTGTATCAAGTTATCCAGCTTGTGCGCGGTTCACGCGCTTTTGCTGTGCTGACGGGTCTTGGACTTTTGACGCTTTTGTATTTTATGTCCAGCTCCTTGGGACTGTATACGCTTACTTGGCTTTTACAACATGTCTTCGGCTCCCTGTTTATTCTTATTGTGGTCATCTTCCAGGGGGACATACGGCAGGCGCTCGGAGAAATCGGCATGCATCGACTCTTCAAGCGGCATGAACTTCAGCAGGGCGGCATAGAAGAAGTTGTCATGGCCTGTCAGGAGATGGCGCGTCTGCGTGTGGGAGCGCTTATTGTTATTGAGCGCAGCATGCGCCTTGGCGACATGATTGAACGCGAGGGTGTGCGTGTGGACGCCCAGCTCTCACGCCGTTTGCTGATGAATATTTTTCATCCCAAAGCTCCTCTGCACGACGGCGCTGTGATTATCAGCGCCGGGCGGATCATGGCCGCAGCCTGCATTCTGCCTCTGGCCGTAGCCAAGGGGCAGAGCTTCGGCACACGCCACCGCGCCGCCCTGGGCATCACGAAAGAGAGCGACGCGGCAGCTGTGGTTGTTTCAGAAGAACGCGGCGAAATTTCGCTGGCCATACGGGGCGAGCTGCTGCTCACCCAAGACGCCACACGTTTGAGGCAGAAACTCAATGACATTTTTTAG
- a CDS encoding CdaR family protein, with protein sequence MTFFRHPQLPHLFSLVVAVLTAICLWYVVSVRERLEAQVEVSIDYFGIPPGLVVTDGLISKVVVRLRGPEILLRSVTQQRLVRAVNIASIKKGVTVVPLSSDTMGPSFRAFEIVDIQPTRIVINADNLTERSVPLRPILNSPLRNGALTVGNVSVTPASVLLRGPERVVSAISSLPLTIMLDPQATGDTVSKNIVLDTPSLVTAVPSSVQVRYTITSGRTVLLRQCKVNLFTENSQLYDISPTVITVLVEVPEALSKNTSYLGQLDVNVVPPSIEPGQKAKADLRFRLPAGMTLLNPPAEQVMIVRKNINPMAGNVDADEHSAGGGE encoded by the coding sequence ATGACATTTTTTAGACACCCGCAGTTGCCCCATCTGTTTTCACTGGTTGTCGCCGTTCTTACGGCTATCTGCTTATGGTATGTGGTGAGCGTGCGCGAAAGGCTGGAAGCCCAGGTTGAGGTGAGTATAGATTATTTCGGCATTCCACCGGGCCTTGTCGTCACAGACGGCTTGATCAGCAAGGTTGTCGTGCGTCTTCGCGGTCCTGAAATCCTGTTGCGTTCCGTCACCCAGCAACGGCTGGTTCGGGCTGTAAACATTGCCTCCATCAAGAAGGGCGTTACCGTTGTGCCTCTGAGCAGCGACACGATGGGGCCGAGCTTCCGGGCATTTGAGATTGTAGACATTCAACCTACGCGCATTGTGATCAATGCGGACAATTTGACTGAACGCAGCGTGCCATTGCGCCCCATTCTGAATTCGCCCCTGCGCAACGGAGCCCTGACGGTGGGCAACGTCAGCGTGACGCCGGCCTCTGTTCTTCTGCGCGGGCCTGAGAGGGTTGTTTCGGCCATTTCCAGCCTGCCGCTGACCATCATGCTTGATCCCCAGGCTACGGGCGACACGGTGAGTAAAAACATCGTCCTTGATACGCCGAGCCTGGTTACAGCGGTGCCTTCTTCCGTACAGGTGCGGTACACCATAACGAGCGGACGCACCGTACTTTTGCGCCAGTGCAAGGTAAACCTGTTTACGGAAAACAGCCAGCTTTATGACATCAGCCCGACAGTAATAACCGTGCTTGTGGAAGTGCCGGAGGCATTGAGCAAAAATACAAGTTACCTCGGGCAATTAGATGTCAACGTTGTGCCGCCGTCGATTGAACCGGGGCAAAAAGCCAAGGCTGACCTGCGTTTTCGTTTGCCCGCAGGGATGACGCTCTTGAATCCGCCGGCGGAACAAGTTATGATAGTCCGTAAAAATATCAACCCAATGGCAGGAAACGTTGATGCTGATGAGCATTCTGCCGGCGGAGGAGAGTGA